The genomic DNA CTCGGGGTCGCCCTGCGGCGGCGGGATGTGCTCGAGCAGCACGTCGAAGAGCGGGTCCAGGTTCTCCCCGTCGGGGTTCTCGCCGTTGGCGGGTTCGACGGTGCTGGCGATGCCGGCGCGACCAGAGGCGTAGAGCACCGGCAGACCGAGCGCGAACTCGGCGGCCTTCTGCGCCTCGTCGTCGAGATCGGAGGCGACGTCGAGCAGCAGGTCGTGGCTCTCGGAGACCACCTCGGCGATGCGGGCGTCGGGCCGGTCGGTCTTGTTGACCACCACGATCACCGGCAGGTGTGCCGCGAGCGCCTTGCGCAGCACGAAGCGGGTCTGAGGCAGCGGGCCCTCCGAGGCGTCCACCAGCAGCACCACGCCGTCGACCATGGACAGCCCGCGCTCCACCTCGCCGCCGAAGTCGGCGTGGCCGGGGGTGTCGATGACGTTGATCACCGTCATCGTGCCGTCGGGGTTCTGCCGATGCACGGCGGTGTTCTTCGCCAGGATCGTGATGCCCTTTTCCTTCTCCAGGTCACCGGAGTCCATCAGGCGTTCGATGGCGTCGTCGCCGCGATGCCTCAGCGCGCCGGATTGCCGGAGCATGGCGTCGACGAGAGTCGTCTTGCCATGGTCGACGTGAGCGACGATCGCGACGTTTCTAAAGTTGGGGCGAGAATCCACGTCCCTGATTCTCGCAGTGCAGGGAACCAATCGCGAAAACGACGAAGGGAACAGTCGATTTCCAGCAAGTACGCCGACCTCAAGGCGAAGAAGAAATGCTGTCGGTCCAAACCCCGCTGCAAGAAGTGCCCGCTGGTGCTGCACAAGGTCCGCAAAGCCGAGTTGGTGGGCATCCACGGCAAGGATCTCGACAAGGTCTACAAGCGCGCGCGTAAAGCCTGAGAAGCACCTTTGACCTGGCCGGACGAGTATCGTGACAGTATCCGTCGGCTCTTGTTGGAGGTCGAAGATCATGACGGTTTACGAAGCTTTCACCGTCGCGGTGATCGTCGTGCTGGCGTTGGCCACCACGGCGGCCATTTACCTCGGATTGCTCAACTGGATGGGCGCCTTCTACGTAGTCAGGTGTGGCGCATGCCACCATCTGACGTTCGCCGGCACAGACCGGACGCCACCGTCGTGCCCGCACTGCCGGCACCCCGTACTCCTGCATCCGCTGCATGCTGCCCACCATCCGCGCACCGCATCTCAGGTGCGCGTGGTGGGCGATCGCCTGCGGTACTGAGCATCCGACAACACCGCTGGACGGCAAACGCCGCCCGGCGGTGACATCGCGGTGTCGATTCGGCTCCGGGGGTTCACCTGACTGTGCGAGCATCCCCTCAGCCGGTAGTCCTGCCGGCTGATTGGAGCGGCTCCCATGCGTTCATTTATCCGGACCCTGACCGTCACCGCCATCGCGCTGATCGCCGCGGTGGTCCTGGCTCTCGGGTCCACCCTGACCACCACCGTCGCGCTGACCGCGACCACTGCCCTGATCATGGGCGGCACCGGCAGACCCAACCCCGACGACTTCCCGGGTTATGTACCCAATGTGGCGCAGTACTACATCTATCCGAACACCGTGTGCGCGCCGCCGGGCTGCGATCTGGAGGCCGTGTACACCCCGGAGACCGCGTGGCCGTTGTACGGCGGGCCCGATGCGCCCACCTGGAAACAGTCGATCCTGCAAGGCACCGCCCTGTTCGGGGAGGCTGTGGACGCGCAGCTGGAAACCCTCGGACCCGACGACAACCTGGTGCTGTTCGGCTACTCGCAGAGCGGGGCCATCCTGGCCTATCAGAAGCGGGCCCTGGCGGATCTGTCGGATGAGGAGAAGGCGCAGATCGAGTTTGTCGTCATCGGGAACGTGTCCCGGCCCAACGGCGGCCTGAACACCCGGTTGCTCGGCTTCTCGGCGCCTATCGTGGAGTTCCCGTTCGGCCCGTCCATGCCCACCGACACCGGCATCGAGACCACCGACATCGCGATGAAGTGGGACATCATCGCCGACGCACCGCTCTACCTCACCAATCCCCTGGCGATGATCAACGCGATCCTGGGCTTCGAGTACGTGCATGGCACCTACCCGCAGCCCACCGAAGCAGATCCCGACGAGACCCCGGGCGGATACACCGCCGAACAGTGGCAGTGGATGATGGACAACCCGGAGCTCTATCCCGAGCTGGTCGACGTGCAGCAGCGCGGCGACACCAAGTACATCACCGTCACGCCGACGGTCCTCCCGCTGGTGGCCCCGCTGCACGACATCGGCCTGAAGCCGGTGGCCGATCTGCTGGAGCCGGCGTTGCGGGTGCTGATCGAGCAGACCGGTTACGACCGGAGCCTGCCCTACGGGCAAACCACCGGTTTCCGGCTGATCCCCATCTTCAATCCGGTGACGCTTGCCGTGGACCTGCTCAAGGCCGTCCCGCAGGGTGTGGATCAGATGCTCAGAGGCCTGCGGGGCGAGCCGACGTGGATCGTGCCGCAACCGCCCGAGACGCTGACGGACGGCGACGATGATGCTGCGGACAGCGCTGCTGCACAGCGCGTTTCCACTGCCGCGGTGTCCGAGCCGGAGAAGACCGAGAGTGCGGAGCCGGCGAAGTCCGAGAGTGCGGAGCCGGCGAAGTCCGAGACCGTGGTGTCAGATGAGCCGGTGTCCGAGGACTCCGAGCCGGTGGCCACCGATGACTCGACCACGGACGAATCCAAGCCCGAGGCCAAGCCGGCCAAGAATCCGTTCACCGAGATGCAGCGTGGGCTCCGCGACTTCGGTGACCGTATTCAGGCCGCGCTGAACCCGCGCAAGGCGACCACGGACGACAAGACCGGCGACGACGACAAAGCCGACGAGAAGAGCGACGACGACTCGACGGGCAACGACAACTCGAAGGCCGACGACGACAAGGGGTCTGACGACACCAAGTCCGACGACAGCAAGTCCGACGACAAGTCGACCGAGAAGGCCTCTGCGGCAGCCTGATCCGCACCGATAGCCGGCGGCCCTGGTGGGTCGTCGGCTTTTCGGTTTTTCAGTGTGCTCACGGGTCATCGCCGGGTGGGTCGTCGTCGGGTTCGTCGGGGGCGAGGATGCGGTCGGGGTGGTGGTAGGGGTTGGTGCGGGATTGCCCGCAGTCGAGCGCTTTCGGGGGGATCCATTCGGTGACGCCGTCATCAGGACGGTTCCTCGTAATCCAGCCGGTGGTCTCGACCATGCGATTGTCCGGCCCGCACGCCAGAGTCATGTCCTCGACGTCGGTGTTGCCGCCGTCTTTCCAGTCTTTGTTCGCGTGGTGGACCTCGGAGTGATAGCCGTCGGCGGTGCAGCCCGGGGCGGTGCAGCCCCGGTGCTGAGCCAGCAGCACGATGCGCTGCCCCGGTGAGGCGACGCGGCGGGTACGCCCCAGATGCAGCGGCACACCCTTGCCGTCGAACAGCGCCAGCCAGAGGTACGCGTGGGAGGCCATGCGGATGACGTCGCGCATCGGAATCAGGGTCCCTCCGGCGGTGAGCCCGTGCCCGGCCGCCTTCTCCAGGTCCTTGAGTTCGGTGCGGATGATGATCGTCGCCGGCAATCCCTTGTGTTGGCCGAGATCACCGGAGGCCAGGACCGCGCGCCCGGCGGCCAAGAACGCATCATGGTCGCGTTGACTCTGGGTGCGGGCGTCTCGGGCCGCGTGCTCGGGGTCGGGTTCGCCGTCGACCTGCGGGGCATCGTCGGCGGGGTTGCACATCCCGGGGGCGGCGAGTTTCGCTTTGACCGCTTCCCAGGTCGCTGCGGCTTCGGGGGTGAGGTATCCGGAGATGGGGACGGTGCCGTCGGGGCGTTGTTTGCCCAGGCGCAGCCCGCGGCGGGCTTGGCGGTCGGTGTCGGTGAAGGTGCCGTCTTGGTCGAGCAGGTACTTCAGTCGGTCGGCGACGGCGGTGAATCCGTCGGCGCCGAGGGTGCTGGCGTGGTGGGCGAGGTCGGTTTCGGCGGCTTCGCGGGCTTGGAAGTCCACTGATTGGGGCAGGGTGCGGAAGAACGACTTGATTTCGCTGACATGCTCGGGCCCGATCTGCCCTTTCGCCTGGGCGGCAGCGACGTTCGGCAACGCCGGGGGCATCGGCTCACCGGTCAGGGCGGTGCGCGGGCCGAGCAGTTCGGCGTTCTTGAGGCGCCGGAAGGCTTCGGCTTCGCTGATCCGCAGCCGGGCGGCCAGAACTTTGGTGTAGCTGCTGGCGCCCAGTTCTTTCGGGGCGCATTCGGCGCGCAGACGGTGGTAGACCTTGTGATCGAGCACGGGCTGTAACCAGGCCAGGGTTTCGCGGCGCTGCTGCAGGTCCAACAACTCCAGTGGGGTGAAGGCATCGATGGACAGTGAGTTCATCTGCGCTTGCAGGGTTTCCATCTGGGTCAGGGCAGCCAGCATCGCCTCACGATCGGCGACAGCTGACGTTCCCATGCCTCGAAACTAGACCTGGCCACCGACAAGAACCGGCGCAATGTGACAGCAGATACTCAAGTGGCACAGGGATTTTCGGAACAGATTGAGAATGACACCAGACAACAGAAAAGCGCGAGATCCTCGTCTGGTGTCTATCTCAACCGCGCCCGCTACGCCAACGCGGCGGTGAGGTCCGGCAACCACGCCGTGTCGGCCGGCACCCAGGCGAGTGCGTCCAACTCGGCCCTCGAAACCCACCGCAGCGAGCGGTGATCCAGAGCCACCACGGTGCCGCCGATCTGGCGCACCCGGTAGGCCCGCAGCGTCATGGTGGCCGTCAGCGGCACGTCGGAACCGAGCTGTTCGCCGACCTCGACCTCGACGCCCAGTTCCTCGCGCAGTTCCCGGATCAGGGCGTCGGCGTCGGACTCCCCCGGCGCCGCCTTTCCGCCGGGCAGCTCCCACAGGCCCGCCAGCTCCGGCGGACGGGCGCGCTGTGCGACCAGCAACCTGCGCTCACAGATCAGGGCACCGGCGACGACGATCTGGAGGGACACGCCGCTGACGGTAGCCGTTGCAGCCCGGCCCGCGCCGAGCGCGTCACCCAGACCGAGACCAGCAGCGCCGCCGCCGTCAGCGGCAGCCCCATCCCGATCCGGGCCACCCCCAGCCAGGTGCTCTCGTCCGCAAGGTAGAGCTGCTGCTGCACGACGAACCGTGCGCCGAACACCGCTGCCCAGCACAGGGTCACGACGGTGAAAGCCGCCTTGGCGCGGGAGTCGAGCCGCCAGGACGCCGACGCGCCCGCCCCCCAGGCCCACAGGTGACCCGCCAGCGGACGGCGCACCAGCACCGAGGCCAGCAGGGCGACGCAGTTGACCAGCGAGTGCCAGATACCGATCAGATAGAAGTCGCGCCCCTCCCCGGTCACCATCGCCACTGCCGCGGCGGCGGCCACCCCCAGGAACCCCGCCCAAGCCGAGAATCCGGCGTGCCCGCCCAGCATGCGCACCACCGCCAGCGCGGCGGCCACCAGCAGCGCTGCGAGCAGGGCAGGGATCAGTTCGCCGAGGCTGGACACCGCAGTGAACACCATGACCGGGACCACCGCTGCGACAACGCCCCACGGCCCGCCGAATCGACGCAGGACAAGCACGGCCGGGGGCACGGTTGGATCAGACATGCGCCCAGTGTCGTCAACGCGGCGTTGGGTGGGCGTGAGGCGGGTACGGTCGAGTGATGGCTGTCTTGACCGATGACGAAGTGGACGCCGCCGCCGCCGAACTCGACGGATGGGATCGCGCCGACGGTGCGCTCCGCCGGTCCATCAAGTTTCCGGCGTTCCTCGACGGGATCGAGGCGGTGCGCCGTGTCGGTGCGCACGCCGAGTCCGAGGATCACCACCCGGACATCGACATCCGTTGGCGCACAGTTACCTTCGCGTTGGTGACGCATTCTGAAGGCGGCATCACCGACAAGGATGTTCAGATGGCCCGCGACATCAACGGGATCGTCGCAGAGCTATCCAGCCCAGAGTGATCAGCGTTGCCACCGGATAGACGGTGCCGGCCCAGGCCAGGTACCACGGCCTGCTGATCTCCCAGATGGTCGGCTGCGCGAAGCTCAGCAGCCACGGCACGCCGATCGCGGTGAGCACCAGCCACCCGTACCCCAGCACCCGGGCGCCGGTCAGCGCGCGGTACGGGCCGTGCAGCAGCCAGATCATCAGCGGCACCAGCCACACCCAGTGGTGGGTCCACGAGATCGGCGAGAGCAGCAACCCGAACAGGCTCACCACCACGATCGACCCCAGCCGGTCCAGGTCCTCGCCGAACGCCCCGACGCTGCGCCAGGCGAACCAGGCCAGCACCGCGGTCGCGGCGATGCCGGCCAGCACCAGCGGGCCCATGCCTGCGTCGTAGCCCAGAATCCGTGACACCGCGCCGCGCCAGGACTGGTTGAACGACGTCGCCACGGGGCCGATGCGCTGGGCGTCACCGATCAGGTCGGTGAAGTAGCGCAGGGCTTCGCGGCCCATCACCGCCAGCGACAGCGCGATGGTGCCCACGAACACCACCGCCGAGAACACCGCCGCACCCCAGCGGCGCGCGCCCAGGAAGTGCAGCCCGGCGACCGCCGGCGTCAGCTTCACCCCGGCGGCCAGCCCCACCAGCGCACCCGAGATCCACCAGCGGTTGCTCGCCACTGCCAGCAGCACGGCGAGCACCAGCAGCACGTTGATCTGGCCGTAGTCGAAGGTGCTGCGCAACGGCTCCAGCCAGATCGCCACCGCGGTCCAGGCGAACGCGACACGCCGGGCGTCGACGATACCCAGCAGATGTTGACTGACCCGCACCACGCCGTAGAGCGCGGCGATGATGCCCAGCTGCCACGCCAGGGCCACCAACCAGAACGGGAGGAAGTGCAGCGGATAGAACATCACGGCCGCAAACGGCGGATAGGTGAACGGCAGCGGGAAATCCGGCGTCTGGTCGCCGTAAACGTAGTCGTAGACAGCACCCGGGCCGTCCACTTCGTCACCCCCGCCGATGTAGACGTGCAGGTCCACGAAGTTTGCGCCGTTGGGCACCAGGTAGGTCCACGCCAGCCGCGCCGCGATGCTGAGCGCCAGCAGCAGCGGCGCCAGCGCGGTCAGTCGGGTGGAGGTGTTGGTGCTGATCCCGCCGACTCTAGGACCGGGGCGAGCCAACGCAAACTCTCCGGCCATCGGCTGCGACGCGCCCGCTGCCGGGTCACCTCTGTCCAACGACCCCGTAACGGTTGAATAAATGCCACACGTGTCACTCGAGTAACTCCAGTAACGGCACTACCTTCGGGCACAGACCACATCGCCGAGTAGGGAGAGCCATGTCTCGATTCAGAAAACTGTTCACCGGAGCCGCACTCGCGGCCGGCACGTCAGCGGCCGCGCTGCTGACCGCCGGCGCAGCCAGCGCCGAACCGGCCCCCGCACCTCCGGCACCGGCAATGCCGGGCATGGACATGATCCAGCAGTTCGTCGCCAACCCGGCGGGTGCCCTGCAGGCCGCGTCCTCGCTGCTCACGAACTTCAGCGGCGCACAGGCCGCCCCGGCCGCGCCGGCACCGCTGGCCACCGCCTCGCTGGCGGTGCCCAACCCGACCACCGGCGCCATGCCGGTGGCCAACGCCGCAGCACCGGCACTGAGCGTGCCCAGCATCCCGGGTGTCCCGCTGCCCGCCGGTGTGTCACTGCCACCGAACCTGACGTCGCTGATCCCGATGGGCGAGGCCAACGGCATCCCCACCCTCGGTAACTCGACGACGGTCCCGGGTGCGGTGCAGCCGCCCACCCCAGCGGCACCCGGCCTGGGGCCGCTGTTCCCCGTCTCCGCCCTGCCCTGACCCACCCCTGAAACGGATTGGACCTCCCTGTCATGTCACGGACGCTGTTCGCCACCACCGCCGTAGCGGTCGGATCGTCGGCCGCGCTGCTGTTCAGCGGTATTGCCACCGCTGAGCCCGCCGCGCCGCCGGCCCCCGCCCCGATCGACGGTCTCCAGGCGCCGGGACTGACCGCGGTGCAATCCCTGAGTCCCGCCGTTCAGCAGGCCGCCGCAGATCCGAACAATGCGGCGTCCATGCTGATGGCGGCGGCCTCGGCGTTCGCGGGCAATTCGGCGGCGTCCGCGGATTCACAGAACCTGGCGGCCGCGGTCAGCCAGTTCGTGTCCAACCCGGGGGCGGCGTCGATGTTGCCGGCCTCCCTGCCGGGCGGCATCCCGCTGCCCAGCGGCGCGGTTCTCCCCACCCCGGTCCCGACGGCAGGCGGCGACGCCCAACACCTGCCGCCGGCCGGGGTGGTCCCCGGCTTCGAGGCCCACCTGCCGCCGGGGGTCAACCCGGCCAATGCGGTCGGTCCGGTCCAGCCGGAACCGCCGGTCGAGGTGCCCACCACACCGGTCTCCCATCTTCCGGACGCCGCTGTAGAAGCCGCACCTGCTGTCGAGGCAGCCGGGGTGGCACCGGCACTGCCACAACTGCAGGCGCCCTCGGCGCTGCCCCCCGGCCCGCCGAGTCCGGCCGCGACGGCTTTCGGGGCCGATGCGCCTCCCACGCAGGACTTCATGTACCCCTCGATCGGCAACGGCTGCCTGGCCGACGGCGGAAACTCCATCGCCACAGCCATTTCCGTCGCCGGACCGGCGACCATCCCCACCCCGGGCCCCGGCGCGGGGCAGACCGCCTACGTGTTCACCGCGGTCGGCACCGCCGGCCCGGCGGAGGTGCAGAAACTGCCGCTGAACGTGACGTGGGTGAACCTGTCCACCGGAAAGTCGGGCAGCGCCACCCTCAAGCCGCGCCCGGACATCAACGCCACGGGGCCCACCACGCTGACTGCGATCGTCGACACCGGCTCGGGCAGCATCATCTCCACCATCTTCGGACAGGTGACCACCACCGAGAAGCAGTGCCAGTTCATGCCGACCATCGGCTCCACGGTGGTGCCGTAACCAGTCAGATCTTTTTCGCAAGAAGCCACGTGCCCAGGCACGTGGCTTCTTGCATCACTTGGCCTTTGCCGCCTGCTTCGCGGCCTTCTTGTAACTGCGCACCTTGTCGAGCGAGTCCTGGTCGCGCACGTCGGCCACCGACTTGAAGGTGCCGTCCGGGCCGTAGTCGCCGGCGGCCTCCCGCCAGCCCGCACCGGTGAAGCCGTACTGCTTGCCCAACAGCGCCAGGAAGATTCGCGCCTTCTGGTCACCGAAACCGGGCAGCCGCTTGATCCGCTGCAGCACCTCACGGCCATCGGGGTTGCCCTCGGTCCAGATGGCGGCGGCGTCACCGCCGTACTCGTCGACCACCACCTGCGCCAGTGCCTGCACCCGCTTGGCCATGGAACCCGGGAAGCGGTGGATGGCAGGGGTTTCCGAACACAGCGCGATGAACCTGTCCGGGTCAAAGCCCGCAATCAGCGCGGCGTCGACGTCGCCGATGCGGTCGGCGATCTTGCGCGGGCCGGCGAACGCCGCCTCCATGGGGAACTGCTGATCCAGCAGCATCCCCACCAACAGCGCCATCGGGTTCTCGCTGAGCAGCGCATCAGCGGCGGGCTCTTGCACCAACTGCACGTTCGGCATGCCAGGCAGTCTATGGCTTCGAGGCAGCCGAACACATCGATGCGGCTGTCCAGGCACCGTTGGCCGGCAGGAGAAAGGACCAAGGCCTCTAGAACGCCGCGAGGACGGGCCACACCCTTGGATGAGGAGTTGTCCCGGCAACCACGGACGTACACAGGGTTGAAGGCGAGCAGTGACATGGATGACGACAGGGCCCCGGCCCCGCCCGAAAGGCCCTCACCAGCAGTTGATTCGGATGACCGCGCGCACCGACGGCCAAGTGGTCATCATCAGGCCCTGGTCTGGGTGGGCATCGCCGCGGGCGTTCTGCTCATCGTCGTCGTGATCTTCTTCTCGGGCTATGTCGCGGGCCGACCGTCCGGTAACTGGCCAGGTGAGCAGCGCGGCGGTCCGATCGGGTCCTACGGATGGATGTACACGTGCCCGATGATGCTGCCGGGCGCGGGCATGATGAGGCCGGAAGACATGATGCCGGGCGGCCGGATGAATCCCGGACAGCTCAGCCCGACAACCGGACCGCCCATGCCTCCGTTCACCCAGCGGCCTTCGTAGTGCCTGCGGTGGTCGACCGCCGGACGTTCGTGCGGATGACCGCGCTCTCCTGCCTGGCCGTGGCGGCCTGTGCCCAGGTGAACACACGACCGGTCGCAGGAACTCCCCCCGATGTGATCGACGAGGCGGAGGCGGCACGGCCGCACACCGGCCGGACCGTCACCGCGACGCTGACAGCACAGCCCACCACGATCGATCTCGGTGGGCCGGTGGTCCACACGCTGGCGTACGGCGACAGCATCCCGGGTCGGTTGATCAGGGCTGATGTCGGCGATGACCTCGCGGTCACCGTCACCAACCGGCTGGACCAGCCCACGTCGGTGCACTGGCATGGCATCGCGCTGCGCAACGACATGGACGGCGCGGAACCGGCCACCGCCGACATCGCTGTCGGAGAATCCTTCACCTACCGCTTCTCGGCGCCCCATTCGGGCACCTACTGGGCCCACCCGCACACCGGCCTGCAGGCCGACCACGGGTTGTACGTCCCGGTGATCATCGACGACCCACGGGAACCGGCCCGCTACGACGTGGAATGGATTGTCGTCACCGACGATTGGACCGACGGCGCGGGAAGGTCACCTCAGGCGATCTATGACCAGTTGCGCGGCGGCATGCCGGCCATGGGGTCCGCAAGGATGGGTGGCGGCACCAGCCCCCTGCTGGGCGGCGACGCCGGTGATGTCGTGTACCCGTACTACGTGCTGAACGGACGCATTCCCGAGGCACCGAGCACACTGCGCGCCCGACCAGGCCAACGCATCCGTATCCGGTTGATCAACGCCGGCTCAGATACCGCGTTCCGGATCGCTCTGGCGGGACATTCGATGACGGTCACGCACACCGACGGGTATCCGGTCGTGCCCAGGGACGTTGACGCAGTCCTGCTCGGGATGGGGGAACGCGTCGACGTGATCGTGACCGCCGGCGACGGCGTGTTCCCCCTGGTGGCGTCGGCGGAGGGCAAGAACGCGATGGCGCGGGCCCTGCTGGTCACCGGAACGGGCAGCGCACCCGGTGCCGAATTCCGACCTCGCGAGCTCGAACAGCGCGTGGGAACCGTCGAGGTGTTCACCTCCACCCCGGAAGAAGGCCTCGGAATCACGGCCGCGGAGGTCACCCTGACGGCGGCTCTCACCGGCGGGATGATGCACTACAGCTGGGGCATCAACGGGCGGCCCCACCCCGACAGCCAGCCGCTGAGCATCACCCGCGGGCAGACAGCCGTGCTGACATTCGCCAACCGGACCATGATGTGGCATCCGATGCATCTGCACGGGCACACCTTCCAGATGCTCGATGCCGCCGGCGGCCTGAGCGCGCGAAAAGACACCACCATCGTCCGGCCCCGGCAGGCTGTCAGCGTCGCACTCGTCGCCGACAATCCTGGCACCTGGATGCTGCACTGCCACAACACCTACCACCAAGAAGCCGGGATGATGACGAGCCTGGACTACACCGCCTGACCACGGCTTCGGCCTGCCACTCGTTACCCGCGACGCGCTAGTGTCAGGACATGTCGGGCGAGTTCGCGGTCGTGCTGGCCGCCGCGCTGCTACTGGTCGCGGCGTTGGCCGCCGTCCTGGTGGTGCGGACCCGGCGGGTGGTCACCACCCCCACCGAGCGGGCCGTGCACGCCGCGCTGCACACCGCCTCGCTGGCCGCCAGGGCGCTGCGGCAGGGGCTGGACGCCGACTCGGCCGAGACCGCGGTGCCGTACCTGCGTGACCTCACCGGCGCCGATGCGGTGGCCCTCTACGACAGCGACGGCAACCGGCTGGCCCGCGACGGCGCCATCTGGTCGGCCGCCCTCGATGACCGCTGCGACCGCGCCGCCCATGCGTCGCTGTCGGGTCAGCGCCGGGTTCTCGACGGTGCCGACCTGCCCGCGCTGATCGCGCAGCCACTGTCCCCGGAGGACGGCGGCACCATCGGCGTCCTGGTGGTGGTGACCGCCGCTGCACCCGGACCGGGCATGCTGGGTGCCGTCGGCGAAGTGGCCCGCTACGCCGCGAGCCAACTGGAACTCGCCGAACTCGATGCGTCGCGGGCCCGGCTGGACCGCGCCGAGGTGCTGGCGCTGCGCGCGCAGATCAGCCCGCACTTCGTCTACAACGCGCTCAACACCATCGCCTCGTTCGTGCGCACCGATCCCGACCGAGCCCGTGAGCTGATCCTCGATTTCGCCGACTTCACCCGCTACTCGTTCCGGGCGGCCGGGCCCTACACCGTACTGGCCGACGAACTGCGCAACATCGACCGCTACCTGACCCTGGAGCGGGCCCGCTTCGGCACCGCACTCGACGTCAAGCTGCAGGTAGCCCCCGAGGTGCTCAACGTCGTCGTCCCCTTCCTGGCCCTACAACCCTTGGTGGAGAACGCCGTTCGGCACGGCCTGGCCGGACAGCGCGGCGGCACCATCACCCTCGTTGCCACCGACGAGGGCATCGACACCGTCATCACCGTCGAGGACGACGGCGTGGGCATGGACCCCGAGGCGCTGCGCTCGGCCCACGCCGACGCCCTGGGCCCCGACGCCAGCGGCGACCACAGTGCGCATGTCGGCCTGACCAATGTCGACCATCGGCTGCGCGCAGCCTTCGGCAACGATTACGGTCTTGTGGTCGAAACCGCGGTCGGGGCGGGCACCAAGGTGATCATGCGGGTGCCCAAGTTCGCTGCCGGGGTGCACGTGTGATGCGAGAGGACGGCCCGTGACCCGGTTGCTGGACGTCCTCGCCGTCGACGACGAGGCTCCCGCGCTCGACGAGCTGACCTATCTGCTGGGACAACACCCGTGTGTCGGCAACGTCTACGGCGTGGGC from Mycolicibacterium tokaiense includes the following:
- a CDS encoding 4a-hydroxytetrahydrobiopterin dehydratase, translating into MAVLTDDEVDAAAAELDGWDRADGALRRSIKFPAFLDGIEAVRRVGAHAESEDHHPDIDIRWRTVTFALVTHSEGGITDKDVQMARDINGIVAELSSPE
- a CDS encoding HNH endonuclease signature motif containing protein; amino-acid sequence: MGTSAVADREAMLAALTQMETLQAQMNSLSIDAFTPLELLDLQQRRETLAWLQPVLDHKVYHRLRAECAPKELGASSYTKVLAARLRISEAEAFRRLKNAELLGPRTALTGEPMPPALPNVAAAQAKGQIGPEHVSEIKSFFRTLPQSVDFQAREAAETDLAHHASTLGADGFTAVADRLKYLLDQDGTFTDTDRQARRGLRLGKQRPDGTVPISGYLTPEAAATWEAVKAKLAAPGMCNPADDAPQVDGEPDPEHAARDARTQSQRDHDAFLAAGRAVLASGDLGQHKGLPATIIIRTELKDLEKAAGHGLTAGGTLIPMRDVIRMASHAYLWLALFDGKGVPLHLGRTRRVASPGQRIVLLAQHRGCTAPGCTADGYHSEVHHANKDWKDGGNTDVEDMTLACGPDNRMVETTGWITRNRPDDGVTEWIPPKALDCGQSRTNPYHHPDRILAPDEPDDDPPGDDP
- a CDS encoding DUF3159 domain-containing protein, which codes for MSDPTVPPAVLVLRRFGGPWGVVAAVVPVMVFTAVSSLGELIPALLAALLVAAALAVVRMLGGHAGFSAWAGFLGVAAAAAVAMVTGEGRDFYLIGIWHSLVNCVALLASVLVRRPLAGHLWAWGAGASASWRLDSRAKAAFTVVTLCWAAVFGARFVVQQQLYLADESTWLGVARIGMGLPLTAAALLVSVWVTRSARAGLQRLPSAACPSRSSSPVP
- a CDS encoding (deoxy)nucleoside triphosphate pyrophosphohydrolase, which encodes MSLQIVVAGALICERRLLVAQRARPPELAGLWELPGGKAAPGESDADALIRELREELGVEVEVGEQLGSDVPLTATMTLRAYRVRQIGGTVVALDHRSLRWVSRAELDALAWVPADTAWLPDLTAALA
- a CDS encoding HhH-GPD-type base excision DNA repair protein, with product MPNVQLVQEPAADALLSENPMALLVGMLLDQQFPMEAAFAGPRKIADRIGDVDAALIAGFDPDRFIALCSETPAIHRFPGSMAKRVQALAQVVVDEYGGDAAAIWTEGNPDGREVLQRIKRLPGFGDQKARIFLALLGKQYGFTGAGWREAAGDYGPDGTFKSVADVRDQDSLDKVRSYKKAAKQAAKAK
- a CDS encoding mannosyltransferase, giving the protein MAGEFALARPGPRVGGISTNTSTRLTALAPLLLALSIAARLAWTYLVPNGANFVDLHVYIGGGDEVDGPGAVYDYVYGDQTPDFPLPFTYPPFAAVMFYPLHFLPFWLVALAWQLGIIAALYGVVRVSQHLLGIVDARRVAFAWTAVAIWLEPLRSTFDYGQINVLLVLAVLLAVASNRWWISGALVGLAAGVKLTPAVAGLHFLGARRWGAAVFSAVVFVGTIALSLAVMGREALRYFTDLIGDAQRIGPVATSFNQSWRGAVSRILGYDAGMGPLVLAGIAATAVLAWFAWRSVGAFGEDLDRLGSIVVVSLFGLLLSPISWTHHWVWLVPLMIWLLHGPYRALTGARVLGYGWLVLTAIGVPWLLSFAQPTIWEISRPWYLAWAGTVYPVATLITLGWIALRRSR
- a CDS encoding PE-PPE domain-containing protein, which gives rise to MRSFIRTLTVTAIALIAAVVLALGSTLTTTVALTATTALIMGGTGRPNPDDFPGYVPNVAQYYIYPNTVCAPPGCDLEAVYTPETAWPLYGGPDAPTWKQSILQGTALFGEAVDAQLETLGPDDNLVLFGYSQSGAILAYQKRALADLSDEEKAQIEFVVIGNVSRPNGGLNTRLLGFSAPIVEFPFGPSMPTDTGIETTDIAMKWDIIADAPLYLTNPLAMINAILGFEYVHGTYPQPTEADPDETPGGYTAEQWQWMMDNPELYPELVDVQQRGDTKYITVTPTVLPLVAPLHDIGLKPVADLLEPALRVLIEQTGYDRSLPYGQTTGFRLIPIFNPVTLAVDLLKAVPQGVDQMLRGLRGEPTWIVPQPPETLTDGDDDAADSAAAQRVSTAAVSEPEKTESAEPAKSESAEPAKSETVVSDEPVSEDSEPVATDDSTTDESKPEAKPAKNPFTEMQRGLRDFGDRIQAALNPRKATTDDKTGDDDKADEKSDDDSTGNDNSKADDDKGSDDTKSDDSKSDDKSTEKASAAA
- a CDS encoding Rv1157c family protein, coding for MSRTLFATTAVAVGSSAALLFSGIATAEPAAPPAPAPIDGLQAPGLTAVQSLSPAVQQAAADPNNAASMLMAAASAFAGNSAASADSQNLAAAVSQFVSNPGAASMLPASLPGGIPLPSGAVLPTPVPTAGGDAQHLPPAGVVPGFEAHLPPGVNPANAVGPVQPEPPVEVPTTPVSHLPDAAVEAAPAVEAAGVAPALPQLQAPSALPPGPPSPAATAFGADAPPTQDFMYPSIGNGCLADGGNSIATAISVAGPATIPTPGPGAGQTAYVFTAVGTAGPAEVQKLPLNVTWVNLSTGKSGSATLKPRPDINATGPTTLTAIVDTGSGSIISTIFGQVTTTEKQCQFMPTIGSTVVP